A single genomic interval of Terriglobus albidus harbors:
- a CDS encoding dihydroorotase translates to MKSILIKGGHLIDPPSRTDRPRDLLIHDNKIVELGDPGKLNATAKKEGAEVIDATGLVVAPGLVDIHVHLREPGQGHKETIESGTKAGAMGGFTALCCMPNTSPVNDSPEITRWMLSPERNAVIRVFPVAAATRGSMGEAITEYGSLKAAGAVGVSDDGKPVLQDAIMHQALIAAARAGVPMIQHAENTKITVGASMNAGARAFRLGLRGMSVEAESGIVERDIRLVRELTTSGKGPRPHLHVQHVSTAKAMEAIRHAKRAGLHVTCEVAPHHFMLTDEAVEGYNTHAKMNPPLRGEADRAAMVTALLDGTADCIATDHAPHAVHEKEQEFEKAPNGITGLETSLSLSIKMLHHQHRMPLLRLIHLMSTAPAHIMGLRGRGTLAPEAFADVVLFDPKSTWTFNARNSPSKSRNTPFDGHTLPGVVKMTISEGRIVYRS, encoded by the coding sequence ATGAAATCGATTCTGATCAAAGGCGGCCATCTGATTGATCCGCCATCGCGCACCGATCGTCCGCGCGATCTGCTCATTCACGACAACAAGATTGTTGAACTCGGCGATCCGGGCAAGCTCAATGCCACGGCCAAGAAAGAAGGCGCCGAGGTTATCGACGCTACCGGCCTGGTGGTCGCGCCTGGATTGGTCGATATCCACGTTCACCTGCGTGAACCAGGCCAGGGCCACAAGGAGACCATCGAGTCCGGCACCAAAGCCGGCGCGATGGGTGGATTCACCGCGCTCTGCTGCATGCCCAACACCTCTCCGGTAAACGATTCGCCGGAGATCACCCGCTGGATGCTCTCGCCGGAACGCAACGCTGTTATTCGCGTCTTCCCCGTTGCAGCCGCAACCCGCGGCAGCATGGGCGAGGCCATTACGGAGTACGGCTCGTTGAAAGCTGCCGGCGCCGTCGGCGTCTCTGACGATGGCAAGCCTGTCCTGCAGGATGCCATCATGCATCAGGCGCTCATTGCTGCTGCGCGCGCCGGCGTGCCAATGATTCAGCATGCCGAGAACACCAAGATCACCGTGGGCGCCAGCATGAACGCCGGCGCACGCGCCTTCCGCCTGGGCCTGCGCGGCATGTCGGTCGAAGCGGAGTCCGGCATTGTGGAGCGCGATATACGTCTCGTCCGCGAGCTGACGACTTCCGGCAAGGGTCCACGGCCACATCTGCACGTTCAGCATGTCTCCACGGCGAAAGCGATGGAGGCCATTCGTCACGCCAAGCGCGCGGGTCTGCATGTGACCTGCGAGGTAGCGCCGCATCACTTCATGCTGACCGATGAAGCAGTCGAGGGCTACAACACGCACGCGAAGATGAATCCTCCGCTGCGCGGCGAGGCTGATCGTGCCGCGATGGTGACAGCACTGCTGGACGGCACTGCCGACTGCATTGCAACCGATCACGCTCCGCACGCCGTGCACGAGAAAGAGCAGGAGTTCGAGAAGGCTCCGAACGGCATCACCGGTCTGGAGACATCACTCTCACTTTCGATCAAGATGCTGCATCATCAGCACCGTATGCCATTACTGCGGCTGATCCACCTGATGAGCACCGCGCCTGCACACATCATGGGCCTGCGCGGACGCGGAACCCTGGCGCCTGAAGCCTTCGCCGATGTCGTGCTCTTCGATCCGAAATCGACCTGGACCTTCAATGCCCGCAACTCTCCATCGAAATCACGCAACACACCGTTCGATGGACACACGTTGCCGGGAGTCGTGAAGATGACGATCTCGGAAGGACGGATCGTTTACCGAAGCTAG
- a CDS encoding S10 family peptidase produces the protein MKKLVFLAFATVSCFAQQKEEPPKVPAPAPAAAMPAVVTPASETEGSVTANGQRVDYKAVAGTLTVAADDAHDAQIALDGSWLPEAHINLEKPEEAPATARIFYTAYFKKGAKAEERPVTFLYNGGPGSSTMWLHMGSFGPKRVITNDTHHDPAAPYKITDNTYSLLDVSDVVFIDMPGAGFSRLFGKDKEKAFWGIDQDAHAFDRFIRRFLTKYSRWNSPKYLFGESYGTTRSAVLSNMLQNSGVDLNGVILLSQILNFADSADGSRSGPGSDMAYVLSLPSMAATAFYHHKLPTQPAALEPFLTEVEHFATTDYLLALAKGADLGDADKRAVAEKLHGYTGLPVDYLLRADLRVNGGGFSKMLQLGDGLTTGRLDSRYAAPDIDPLSSEAEYDPQGQAITSAYTTAINSYARETLKYGDQMTYKPGAYGDPGFDWDMRKGFANFGRSTNVMTDLANCMKGNPKLKVMLLGGYFDLGTLYFGAEYEMKHLQIPAALQKNISYHFYESGHMVYLNESIMKRFHDDTAEFIRGTENGK, from the coding sequence ATGAAGAAGCTTGTTTTTCTGGCATTTGCAACCGTTTCCTGTTTTGCCCAGCAGAAGGAAGAGCCGCCGAAGGTTCCTGCCCCCGCCCCCGCCGCTGCTATGCCCGCCGTGGTAACGCCTGCTTCCGAAACTGAGGGTTCGGTCACCGCGAACGGTCAGCGGGTCGACTACAAGGCTGTCGCCGGCACACTGACGGTCGCCGCCGATGATGCGCACGATGCGCAAATTGCGCTCGACGGAAGCTGGCTGCCTGAGGCGCATATCAACCTCGAAAAGCCGGAGGAGGCTCCGGCGACCGCCCGCATCTTCTACACGGCTTATTTCAAGAAGGGTGCGAAGGCCGAGGAGCGGCCCGTGACCTTCCTCTATAACGGTGGCCCGGGCAGCTCGACGATGTGGCTGCACATGGGGTCATTCGGACCGAAGCGTGTGATCACCAACGACACGCATCACGATCCGGCCGCGCCGTACAAGATCACGGACAATACCTATTCGCTGCTCGATGTCTCGGACGTGGTCTTCATCGATATGCCTGGTGCGGGTTTCAGCCGTCTCTTCGGTAAAGATAAGGAGAAGGCCTTCTGGGGTATCGACCAGGATGCGCATGCCTTCGACCGTTTCATCCGCCGCTTTTTGACCAAATACTCCCGCTGGAACTCGCCGAAGTATCTCTTTGGCGAGAGCTACGGCACCACGCGTTCCGCAGTGCTCTCGAACATGCTGCAGAACAGCGGTGTTGATCTAAACGGTGTCATTCTGCTGAGCCAGATTCTGAACTTTGCCGACTCGGCTGACGGATCGCGTTCCGGACCGGGCAGCGATATGGCCTATGTTCTGTCGCTGCCCAGCATGGCGGCTACGGCTTTCTATCACCACAAACTGCCGACGCAGCCGGCTGCGCTCGAGCCCTTTCTGACCGAGGTCGAGCACTTTGCTACGACGGACTATCTGCTGGCGTTGGCAAAGGGTGCTGACCTGGGTGATGCCGACAAGCGCGCTGTCGCTGAGAAGCTGCATGGCTATACCGGTCTGCCGGTTGACTATCTGCTGCGCGCCGATCTGCGCGTCAACGGCGGTGGATTTTCCAAGATGCTGCAGCTTGGCGATGGCTTGACGACGGGCCGTCTGGACTCGCGCTACGCGGCTCCCGATATCGATCCGCTGTCATCGGAGGCGGAGTACGATCCACAGGGGCAGGCCATCACCTCGGCCTACACCACCGCCATCAACAGCTACGCTCGCGAGACGTTAAAGTATGGCGACCAGATGACCTATAAGCCGGGTGCTTACGGTGACCCCGGCTTTGACTGGGACATGCGCAAGGGGTTTGCCAACTTCGGTCGAAGCACCAATGTGATGACAGATCTGGCCAACTGCATGAAGGGCAATCCGAAGTTGAAGGTCATGCTGCTGGGCGGCTACTTCGACCTGGGGACGCTCTATTTTGGAGCGGAGTACGAGATGAAGCATCTGCAGATTCCCGCAGCCCTGCAGAAGAACATCAGCTACCACTTCTACGAGTCCGGACACATGGTCTATCTGAACGAGTCGATCATGAAGCGATTCCACGACGACACCGCCGAGTTCATTCGGGGAACAGAGAACGGCAAATAA
- a CDS encoding aspartate carbamoyltransferase catalytic subunit has product MPKKATAQAPQPKATTPSADGIHPGSLLSITQLSLEEVSNILALAERLAGEPQSKHATLLENRKLALLFYESSTRTRTSFELAAKSLGAMTTLVSDKSSSIEKGESLKDTGLTLRALGAECIILRHNASGSPYLLAKHTGLPVLNAGDGMHEHPSQALLDLRTILSRLGKKQAATDTTLDGITVCITGDILHSRVARSNALLLPRLGAKVILCGPQQLLPPEAVDLSTGITLERDFDKALQQSQVAMMLRIQKERLAGMQIDLADYQKQYQLNEDRYFKHAPTAVVMHPGPMIRGLEITADIADGPSSAIEEQVRNGLAIRMALLVRALNGGAA; this is encoded by the coding sequence GTGCCTAAAAAGGCAACAGCTCAGGCGCCGCAGCCGAAGGCTACGACACCATCAGCCGACGGCATTCACCCTGGCAGCCTGCTCTCGATCACGCAGCTCTCGCTCGAAGAGGTCAGCAATATTCTTGCGCTCGCCGAGCGCCTGGCCGGCGAACCGCAGAGCAAGCACGCAACCCTGCTGGAAAACCGCAAGCTGGCGCTGCTGTTCTACGAGAGCAGCACACGAACCCGCACCAGCTTTGAGCTTGCAGCAAAATCACTCGGCGCCATGACCACCCTGGTCAGCGACAAGTCCTCCTCGATCGAGAAGGGCGAGAGCCTGAAAGATACCGGCCTGACGCTGCGCGCACTGGGAGCAGAGTGCATCATCCTGCGGCACAACGCCTCCGGCTCGCCGTATCTGTTGGCGAAGCATACCGGTCTACCCGTGCTGAATGCGGGCGATGGCATGCACGAGCACCCATCGCAGGCGCTGCTGGATCTTCGCACCATCCTCAGCCGCCTGGGGAAGAAGCAGGCCGCAACCGACACCACGCTCGACGGCATTACTGTCTGCATCACCGGCGACATCCTGCACTCACGCGTAGCCCGCTCGAATGCTCTGCTGCTGCCTCGTCTTGGCGCAAAGGTCATTCTGTGCGGTCCGCAGCAGCTGCTTCCCCCGGAAGCCGTTGATCTATCCACTGGGATCACGCTGGAGCGCGACTTCGACAAGGCGCTGCAGCAGTCGCAGGTCGCCATGATGCTTCGCATCCAGAAGGAGCGGCTGGCCGGCATGCAGATTGACCTGGCCGACTACCAGAAACAGTACCAGCTCAATGAAGATCGCTACTTCAAACACGCGCCCACCGCGGTGGTGATGCATCCCGGCCCGATGATCCGTGGGCTCGAGATCACGGCGGATATCGCCGACGGCCCAAGCTCCGCCATTGAGGAACAGGTGCGCAACGGTCTCGCCATCCGCATGGCGCTTCTCGTACGCGCGTTGAACGGAGGCGCCGCATGA
- the pyrR gene encoding bifunctional pyr operon transcriptional regulator/uracil phosphoribosyltransferase PyrR, with the protein MSESKPKPTLREKGRLMSASEIERTLVRLAHEIVEKNNGAANLGLVGIKRRGVPLAERLAKLIGAIEKTTVDTGVLDISFYRDDLSTSGTRPTVTPGAIGFDVNDRDIILMDDVLYTGRTIRAALDALFDHGRPRSVQLLVLIDRGWRELPIEAQFIGRKVQTTDREIIEVKFNEVDQQEQVLLVERVD; encoded by the coding sequence ATGAGCGAGTCGAAGCCGAAACCCACCCTCCGCGAGAAGGGCAGATTGATGTCTGCCTCAGAGATCGAGCGCACCCTGGTGCGCCTGGCACACGAGATTGTCGAAAAGAACAATGGCGCGGCCAACCTGGGTCTGGTCGGCATCAAGCGCCGCGGCGTTCCTTTAGCGGAGCGTCTGGCAAAACTGATCGGAGCGATTGAAAAGACTACGGTCGACACCGGCGTCCTGGATATCAGCTTCTACCGCGACGACCTGTCGACGTCGGGAACGCGGCCGACGGTGACTCCCGGCGCGATCGGTTTTGACGTCAACGACCGCGACATCATTCTGATGGACGACGTGCTCTATACCGGCCGTACCATCCGCGCCGCGCTCGATGCCCTGTTTGACCACGGACGTCCCCGCTCGGTACAACTTCTGGTGCTGATTGATCGCGGCTGGCGCGAACTGCCCATCGAAGCGCAGTTCATCGGCCGTAAGGTCCAAACGACTGACCGCGAAATTATTGAAGTGAAGTTCAACGAAGTCGACCAGCAGGAGCAGGTTCTGCTCGTGGAGCGAGTCGACTAA